Genomic segment of Gasterosteus aculeatus chromosome 4, fGasAcu3.hap1.1, whole genome shotgun sequence:
TGCAGCCGCAGCGGAAGTGGTGACGCATCGATAGTTCACCAACTaaaactggggggaaaaaagtgttgTTTGACAGACATTTAGGTTTGTTTCAAATGCTTCATTCTAATATTGACCAGATGTGTTTATTGCGGTGATGTAAAACCTAGAAACCAATTCCAGCTGCTGGGTGAAATTAAGAGCTCTGGCGAATAAACCGTCAAATGGACCCATGTAAAGTGAAAATGGGTTATGTGTGGCAGGTTTCAAAGAGACACTATGAGCAACAACAAATAGTTTTACAAtggaaaaaaactttaaaaaaaacaaatgatacaCACGATGATCCACTGGAGATAACAAGCTCctttattataaaaacaatatatttccCACTAAAAGTAATTACATTGAGACTGAGGGAGGTTCCCGGGTTTAGGAAAATCCTCATTTTTTCCGACGGACCTGTTTAAGTACAAACAAAAGCATAGATCGGGCTACGGTCCATCGACCTGTAGCATCCAAAACAATAAGACAGCAGATTGTACACGATTTCTGTCACGGTGGCAACCAAAGAGTTTGCAGAGTCAGAAATAcgtccccacccccccaccgagCAGCGGCTCTGGTAAGAGACTCCTTGAGGAGACGTCAGGGGCCTCAGCTGGTCACTGTCCCAGGAACGGCGCCATGGGATCTTCCGCTCGGCAGCGCTTCATGCGGAaggcctccatctcctcctcagttGGTGCCTTTACTTCCTGCAGGCTGGTGTacggcctctttctctcttccaccTGCATTATTGCATCCACGTGCTTCACCCGCTTGTCCTCTGCTTCCAGTGCCTGGGAGGAAGACACATGTTGGAGGTCAGTCACGCCAACAAGCCAGAGATACAAACAGATGCTCTCAGGAGCACTAAAAACCTTTCtcagcttctccttcttcttctcttcatccTCTGAATCGCTGCCTTCAGAGTTGTGTTTCTTgttcctcctgctcttctttttcttcttcttgtctttcATCATCTTATCTTGATGCATCTGGGGATTTAAAACATGGACAAGATTAACAATCTACAATCCACATTTAAACTGACAATAAAAAACACCCATGTGAGGATTAAAAGGCAATTGTGACAATATTAACTCTCCAGCGTCACTTACTTCCAGCAGAGTCTtgtgctcttcttcctcctgtggCTCCATCAATCCCTCGTCAAACGGAACACATTCAGAGTTGTTCTTCAGGTGacggagaaaacaaacacaacgtaAGAGACAAAACACAGCCTGCGTGTATCAGCTGGTCTTTGAACACTCGGCTACTTACAATTCCAATTCCACTCTCTCCGGTGCAGTAACTCTGTTTGACCATGGAGTGACAACACTTGTATCCCCAGAAGCCATCTATCCAGTAGGAGCCCCAAATACACTGAAACGCAAGAGATtgcttttagaaaacaaaaaggaaatgtgaCCAAGGTATAGCCAGATATGTGCTTTCCCGTCCTTACTGTGTGGTTATTGATGATCACGTCCTCCTCATACTTGGAGCGAGCCACGGCCTTCTCCAGTCCCTTCAGCACGGCGCCGTGCCGAGAGTACTCCACGTAGTCTTCTGTCTGGGCCAGGAGCAGCTCGCGTGGCGGCGCATCCAAGTGCTCTTCGCCTCCATACTGAAAGCACAGAATCAATGCTTGAGCCCCGATACTCCAAAGCTACTGTAGTGGGATTTAAGGTAGTAAAGCACAATTCACAAGTAAAGGAATCTTAAATTGTTTAATACAATTATTTCCATCTCAAACGCATTACCAAACAGAGTTAGTtggtttccatttaaaaaaaacaacacttcatCAACACAAATAATTACAATGCCCCGTTACTCTCTCTACTTAGTGCCAGTGACAGTTAGCCGGCTCACCTTCTCCAGAATGCCGTCTCGCAGTTTCTCTTTGAAGTCCTCCTTCTTGACTTTGAAGGACCGATGGAGCAGCTCAAGCTTGGTCGGGTCGGCTTGCAGATGCACCTCGGAGCCTCTCTCGTACGCCTCCCAGGCAAACACTGTCACAGGGTGACAAATTGGCAATTATTTACAAGCTGCCGTACCAGTTTGAGAGGGGATGTGAGATTAGTAAATACAGGATTTAACATTGTAAAATTAGTTATTGCAGGCTGCACCATAGATATCCCGCTTACCTTTCATATAAATAGCGCTAATGTTGCAGTATGTCACAAGATTTGTTAAATGTTCGTTTTTTAATTTCGTGATTTTGCTGGATTTTACTGGTGCTGACTACAGAGAAAGAACCGGCATACACGACATAGATAAAGAAATAATTCAGCAGGTGCCGCTCAGGGAACGCATTTTAAATTTTACAGCAGGGGGTTTGATGCCACCGAGGGTGCCTTTACATCACTGTTGTATCAATAACCCAGAGAGACACTGTAATCTATTATTGCTGCAGTAGTGAAAGTTACAAAACTGAGACTAGAGGGGGTGATGGATGGAAGAGAGATGGGAAATATTGTGGTGACTTACACTGCGTTTGAGCCATGTTGATGGTTGCCCCGCTATAGCGAGCAAAATTGTCTCCAGCATACCCAACCCTGTCGGACAAAACGGTTAACTAAATGACTTCATATGTAAGCCAATGTTTGGGAAATCAGGATATACACTAACAACAACTCACTCGTCGGGGTTCATGCCAGTGTTGGAGTACGGGTTCTCTCTCATAGCGCGAGTCTTTGGATCATAATATGCTGAATTTGGATCCAAGTTTCTCAGGTACTGTAAGAAACCGACATGAGACATTCTGATTATTAGAAGTCTGTGAGTTAGTAACAGTACATCAGCTCTCACTTTGATCAACAGCTTTCACAGGGAACCTTAGAAGCAACCAAACATAGTCCAGGTAAACTAAGCGTTCAGTATTATGCAACTGAGCGGCGTCTCTTACTTTGGCCGTGTCTTCTCTGATACGCAGGTTCCTAACAGTGATTCGTCGCTTGGAGTCGAAGTTCTGACCCGGCATGTCGATGTCATCCGCATATTTAtcttcgtcctcgtcctcgctgtCGTGTTCGCGCTCCTGCAGAGAaattaatgaaaaatatatattttttaaaaggcaaGTTTTCTAGACGAGTCCAAAAAGTGTTCCTTAAATTAGACAAAAATGCAATTCATATTTATTACGATCTGGAGCGAACACTTACAGATTGATCCAGTTTTCCAGAAGCCAACTCATCCTGAAGCTTCTGTGCTTTCAGTGTCCTTTTGGCCTGAGAGGCAGATATAAATACAAAGTGTGATTTGTGTGGTGATGGGAAAGTACACACCACCGTTGTAATTAGTGGGAGAGATTATATTATAGAAGCGTGTTTTCCTGTGGCTCAAAAAACCCAATAGAAAAACATTCCAGACTTGCTTACAAGATCGACTTTGGCGTATTCCTCCACGATGCGCTGGTGTTCCTCAGGGTCGTACCCATTCCAGCGATCTCGCTTCCCATCATAGTCCAAGTCGAGATGTACCTGACTGTGTTCATCTGGAGCGATACCGTTACCCGTGTACCTCGCCCCAACTTTTCGGGGTCGCTGTGAGACAAATGTAAACGTCAGGTTAACATTAATTCATATTTTGTAACTGTGTAATAATTGTTGAGAGTTGTGTTTGGCGCATGTTAAGCTTTCCAGTGGTGTGTGGCATTCTTATATAGGTTCAAGAGGAGGGACTGATATGATAGACATTATGGCAACATATCGAGATTTCTGTCACCGGCAACAATGTCCGTACCAAGAGCGTTGATGCTCAAGAttagaaaagaaagaagtttCTTCTCTACCGGAAGTGGAAAGGGTTGCATTTTACCTCCAAGCAATCCTTCTTCTTGTGTGTAATGGCACCACAGTTCTCACACGCTCCCTTACGGAACTTTGTGCTGACAGAGGTCTatgtggtggaaaaaaaagaagagcgcATTACTTTAAAGCGCATTTGTAAGGACTACACAAACGTATCGCATTGATAAATTCTCACCTCTTGCACTCCTCTCTTATACCACTCTCCCACAGATGAGTATggcgcctcttcttcctcctgtggTCTCTGATGCTTTAGAGTGGGCCTTTTGGATGGGTCAATGTACCATGGCACCGATGAAATGTACTGTGGGATGTGAGGGTTTATGTCTCTGGGGGGAAAAGGGGAGAAGCACAACTATTCATTTAATGGTAGTTTTACTGAAATGATGTCAATAAAAAGGGGCATAGCTCTTGTTTGTGTCTTCTGTGGCTTAGTCTGAGAGAGTAATGTTAGGATTTTCTCAGGCC
This window contains:
- the slu7 gene encoding pre-mRNA-splicing factor SLU7, producing MAEEATVSAEGIVGLDEPKKMTREDWRKKKELEEQRKLGNAPAEVDEEGKDINPHIPQYISSVPWYIDPSKRPTLKHQRPQEEEEAPYSSVGEWYKRGVQETSVSTKFRKGACENCGAITHKKKDCLERPRKVGARYTGNGIAPDEHSQVHLDLDYDGKRDRWNGYDPEEHQRIVEEYAKVDLAKRTLKAQKLQDELASGKLDQSEREHDSEDEDEDKYADDIDMPGQNFDSKRRITVRNLRIREDTAKYLRNLDPNSAYYDPKTRAMRENPYSNTGMNPDEVGYAGDNFARYSGATINMAQTQLFAWEAYERGSEVHLQADPTKLELLHRSFKVKKEDFKEKLRDGILEKYGGEEHLDAPPRELLLAQTEDYVEYSRHGAVLKGLEKAVARSKYEEDVIINNHTCIWGSYWIDGFWGYKCCHSMVKQSYCTGESGIGINNSECVPFDEGLMEPQEEEEHKTLLEMHQDKMMKDKKKKKKSRRNKKHNSEGSDSEDEEKKKEKLRKALEAEDKRVKHVDAIMQVEERKRPYTSLQEVKAPTEEEMEAFRMKRCRAEDPMAPFLGQ